The following coding sequences are from one Candidatus Hydrogenedentota bacterium window:
- a CDS encoding DNRLRE domain-containing protein: MHLLLYSTSSLQKLPFRVAALLLLFTSAAPAETYRFEQGADGYAGFRDTTLFQDLPTNAGGGIDGIFSGTIRTSFLRRALISADLSSIPADAVVTSARLEMVVERSGGNFGDIVYGLHRVLRSWGEGEAVIPNDPGGLGATAATGDATWNDAFLTQESWSTPGGDFEATASATANAGQQGATVTWESPGLTADVQAWVNNPASNFGWIIITPEEGIIQRVKKFFSSEAQVNRPVLVVETEGPPSTEEPIPLHLVLLLFFVLRLWWRHFRFLTFLT, translated from the coding sequence ATGCACTTGCTTTTGTATTCGACTTCGAGCCTCCAGAAGCTCCCCTTTCGAGTGGCGGCGCTCCTGCTTCTGTTCACCTCAGCCGCGCCGGCGGAAACCTATCGATTCGAACAGGGGGCCGATGGCTATGCCGGCTTTCGGGACACGACCCTGTTCCAGGACTTGCCCACCAATGCGGGTGGGGGCATTGACGGTATCTTCTCCGGCACCATCCGCACCAGTTTCCTGCGCCGGGCCCTGATTTCGGCCGATCTATCCTCGATTCCCGCCGATGCGGTGGTCACGTCGGCGCGCCTGGAGATGGTGGTGGAGCGGAGCGGCGGCAACTTCGGGGACATCGTGTATGGCCTGCACCGCGTGCTGCGAAGCTGGGGCGAAGGCGAGGCGGTCATTCCGAACGACCCCGGCGGCCTGGGCGCAACGGCGGCGACCGGCGACGCCACTTGGAACGACGCCTTCCTCACCCAGGAATCATGGTCTACACCCGGTGGCGATTTTGAGGCCACGGCCAGCGCCACCGCCAACGCGGGACAGCAGGGCGCCACGGTGACCTGGGAAAGTCCCGGCCTCACCGCCGACGTCCAGGCCTGGGTCAACAACCCCGCGTCCAACTTCGGGTGGATTATCATTACGCCCGAAGAAGGCATTATTCAGCGCGTAAAGAAGTTCTTTTCCTCCGAGGCGCAGGTAAATCGGCCCGTACTGGTGGTGGAGACCGAGGGTCCACCCTCGACGGAAGAACCGATTCCGCTCCATCTCGTTCTGCTGCTTTTCTTCGTCCTGCGTCTTTGGTGGCGCCATTTCCGCTTTCTCACGTTCCTGACGTAG
- a CDS encoding TPM domain-containing protein, which yields MNLKMRRPWICLATSILWLIPGMSIAQNLTIDPPGERAFVQDLARMVQPDDVMAIRAIGEKLLTEQAIPIIVVTIDSMAQHGGAGWRIETFARVLFDQWGIGYETIEGQPWNRGVLLLVSKDDRKARIELGNDWAGAYDPICRKIMDNQIIPNFKKGKYSEGILAGVRELDKMCRSIPVPAEIAGGGTPAGSSGNSAQGPSSAHGSNLSLVNRDLKLSPPVRPDWYWPAVGVTVFLAIFTAVSMIRSGTSGWAWALWTVVFGVLGVILFVLGSSSRRHYGSRGGGLFGGGGGGFSGGSFGGGFGGGGGATGSW from the coding sequence GTGAACCTGAAAATGCGGCGACCTTGGATTTGCCTGGCCACTTCCATTCTCTGGCTGATACCCGGCATGTCAATCGCACAGAATCTCACCATCGACCCGCCGGGAGAACGCGCCTTCGTGCAGGATCTCGCACGGATGGTGCAACCGGACGATGTGATGGCCATCCGCGCCATCGGCGAGAAGCTCCTCACGGAGCAGGCGATTCCGATCATCGTGGTGACGATCGACTCCATGGCCCAACATGGCGGCGCGGGGTGGCGCATCGAAACCTTTGCCCGGGTGCTCTTCGACCAGTGGGGCATCGGCTATGAGACCATCGAAGGCCAGCCCTGGAACCGGGGCGTGCTCCTCCTTGTGTCGAAAGACGACCGCAAGGCGCGCATTGAGCTTGGCAACGACTGGGCGGGCGCCTATGACCCGATTTGCCGGAAGATCATGGACAACCAGATCATCCCCAACTTCAAAAAGGGCAAGTATTCCGAAGGCATCCTCGCGGGCGTGCGGGAGCTCGACAAGATGTGCCGGAGCATTCCCGTACCCGCCGAGATCGCAGGCGGCGGGACGCCGGCGGGCAGCTCGGGAAACAGCGCGCAAGGGCCATCCTCCGCGCACGGCTCCAATCTTAGCCTGGTGAATCGAGACCTCAAACTGTCCCCCCCGGTGCGGCCCGACTGGTACTGGCCTGCCGTGGGTGTGACGGTGTTTCTCGCTATCTTCACCGCCGTCTCCATGATTCGCAGCGGCACCAGTGGCTGGGCCTGGGCCCTGTGGACCGTGGTCTTTGGCGTGCTGGGCGTCATTCTTTTCGTGCTGGGGAGTTCCTCGCGTCGCCACTACGGAAGTAGAGGGGGCGGACTCTTCGGTGGTGGCGGCGGCGGGTTCTCGGGTGGAAGTTTTGGCGGCGGATTCGGTGGTGGCGGCGGCGCAACGGGATCGTGGTAA
- a CDS encoding NADPH-dependent assimilatory sulfite reductase hemoprotein subunit: MVNWIESNGDLEQLSGVETFKNRSGGLYGPVGDELAQPTDHFSDESVQILKFHGSYQQDNRDTRKARQKAGLDKEYSMMLRTKFPGGDLTAEQFLFCLDMAAKYGQDDFRVTSRQDFQFHGVIKKNFRPLISDLNKLAKITSIGGCGDIVRNTMANPVADIDLRYKDCGADLVKIAHDIATATLPTTKAYYDLWLNDEKATVHEDGTVSFGEDLREETVDPLYGTQYLPRKFKIGVAIDFDNSTDVYTQDVGIVGVTENGKIVGYEILAGGGLGFSHGRKDTYARAASHLAFVQEEDVLPITLAIVKVQRDYGDRTDRKLARLKYTIDRLGLEAFKAKVDEYAGKVFDGPRNVKPTDQPDYLGWHKQIQPGLNYVGVWVENGRVKDFEGSHQFKTGLRAVVDRFKMSVRVTAHHNLVLANIKDEDVDAVQAMLDQYKLPTDKGISTIRRLEMACPALPLCGLAQSEAERYLPTLMDAIEAGGHGDSDVIIRMTGCPNGCARSSSSEIGLVGKGVGRYTLMTGGCYNGTRLNEQFIATVKEEDLAGIMCGLLKLWKTHRAEGERFGDWSKKVGVEKLQELLDAELGAQV, translated from the coding sequence ATGGTAAATTGGATTGAGAGCAACGGCGACCTGGAACAGCTTTCGGGCGTGGAAACCTTCAAGAATCGCTCGGGCGGCCTGTATGGGCCGGTGGGCGATGAACTGGCCCAGCCGACCGACCATTTCTCGGACGAGAGTGTTCAGATCCTCAAGTTTCACGGCTCTTACCAGCAGGACAACCGGGACACGCGCAAGGCGCGCCAGAAGGCGGGTCTGGACAAAGAGTATTCCATGATGCTCCGGACGAAGTTCCCCGGCGGCGACCTTACGGCGGAGCAGTTCCTTTTCTGCCTTGATATGGCGGCCAAGTATGGCCAGGACGATTTCCGCGTGACCTCGCGCCAGGACTTTCAGTTCCACGGCGTGATCAAGAAAAATTTCCGCCCGCTCATTTCCGATCTGAACAAGCTGGCGAAGATTACTTCCATCGGCGGTTGCGGCGACATTGTGCGCAACACGATGGCGAATCCCGTGGCCGATATTGATCTGCGGTACAAGGATTGCGGCGCGGACCTGGTCAAGATAGCCCACGACATCGCCACGGCGACGCTCCCGACCACGAAAGCCTATTACGACCTGTGGCTGAATGACGAGAAGGCCACGGTACACGAAGACGGCACGGTCTCCTTCGGCGAAGACCTGCGCGAAGAGACGGTGGACCCGCTCTACGGCACCCAGTATCTCCCCCGCAAGTTCAAGATCGGCGTGGCTATCGACTTTGACAACAGCACGGACGTGTACACGCAAGACGTGGGCATCGTCGGTGTAACGGAAAACGGCAAGATCGTCGGCTATGAAATTCTCGCGGGCGGCGGCCTCGGTTTCTCCCACGGGCGCAAGGACACCTACGCGCGCGCGGCCTCGCACCTGGCCTTCGTTCAAGAAGAAGATGTGCTGCCGATCACCCTCGCGATTGTGAAAGTCCAGCGCGACTACGGTGATCGCACGGACCGCAAGCTTGCGCGCCTGAAATACACCATCGACCGCCTGGGTCTGGAAGCCTTCAAGGCGAAGGTGGACGAGTATGCGGGCAAAGTCTTCGATGGACCACGCAATGTTAAGCCCACGGATCAGCCCGACTACCTCGGCTGGCACAAGCAAATCCAACCCGGCCTGAACTATGTGGGCGTGTGGGTGGAAAACGGCCGCGTGAAGGATTTCGAGGGCAGCCACCAGTTCAAGACCGGCCTCCGCGCCGTGGTGGATCGCTTCAAGATGAGCGTCCGCGTCACGGCCCACCACAACCTCGTTCTCGCCAATATCAAGGACGAAGACGTGGACGCGGTGCAGGCGATGCTGGACCAGTACAAGCTGCCCACGGACAAAGGCATCTCCACCATCCGCCGGCTGGAAATGGCCTGCCCGGCCCTCCCCCTCTGCGGCCTGGCCCAGTCGGAAGCCGAGCGTTACCTGCCCACGTTGATGGACGCCATCGAAGCGGGCGGCCACGGTGATTCGGATGTCATCATCCGCATGACGGGCTGCCCCAATGGCTGCGCGCGCTCGTCCAGCTCGGAAATCGGGTTGGTGGGCAAGGGCGTGGGCCGCTACACGCTGATGACGGGCGGCTGCTACAACGGCACCCGCCTCAATGAGCAGTTTATCGCCACCGTAAAGGAAGAAGATCTTGCGGGCATTATGTGCGGTCTGCTCAAGCTGTGGAAGACCCACCGCGCCGAGGGCGAGCGCTTCGGCGACTGGTCGAAAAAGGTCGGAGTTGAAAAGCTGCAGGAACTGCTCGACGCCGAGTTGGGCGCGCAGGTCTAA
- a CDS encoding phosphoadenylyl-sulfate reductase, translated as MAVAETEELLLDRLNAMEAEEILAWALETHGDRAAIITSFQDTGCVMIDLMSKVAPGMRVLTVDTLRLHPETYAHMDAMEARYGKIERFQPDPARLRKMVNQHGEYLFFDSKAKQEYCCNIRKTEPNQRALDSVDVWFTGLRRDHSEFRGKTPKAQYVDRAGRPLLKIAPLADWDQARINAYLEENQVPKNALYEQGYTSIGCMICSTPTLPHEDKRAGRWRWFNALPDGENNKECGIHIGGSGI; from the coding sequence ATGGCCGTTGCGGAAACAGAAGAATTGCTGCTTGATCGCTTGAATGCGATGGAGGCGGAAGAGATCCTCGCCTGGGCCCTGGAGACCCATGGGGATCGCGCCGCCATCATCACCAGCTTTCAGGACACGGGCTGCGTGATGATCGACCTGATGTCGAAGGTCGCGCCGGGCATGCGTGTGCTTACCGTGGACACGCTGCGGCTCCACCCGGAGACCTATGCCCACATGGACGCCATGGAAGCGCGCTACGGGAAAATCGAGCGATTCCAGCCGGACCCCGCGCGGCTCAGGAAGATGGTGAATCAGCACGGCGAGTACCTTTTCTTCGACAGCAAGGCGAAGCAGGAGTATTGCTGCAACATCCGCAAGACGGAGCCGAACCAACGCGCGCTGGACAGCGTGGATGTGTGGTTCACGGGGCTGCGCCGGGACCACTCCGAGTTCCGGGGTAAGACGCCGAAGGCCCAGTACGTGGATCGCGCGGGTCGGCCCCTGCTGAAGATCGCCCCGCTGGCGGATTGGGATCAGGCGCGGATCAATGCGTATCTGGAAGAGAACCAAGTGCCGAAAAACGCCCTCTACGAGCAGGGTTACACCAGCATCGGCTGCATGATCTGCTCCACCCCCACCCTGCCCCACGAGGACAAGCGCGCGGGTCGCTGGCGCTGGTTCAACGCGCTGCCCGACGGTGAAAACAACAAGGAATGCGGTATTCACATCGGCGGCAGCGGTATCTGA
- a CDS encoding exo-alpha-sialidase translates to MLSILIAISALAGLPGEPMFQAVGAEHVKVYYEKGMFGGWPANYGMWNWDNELLVGYSRGTYKDLGPTSHHIDREKPEEFWLARSVDGGKTWTHEHPAEQGHLIPRGKALHGTETPGLALPEIIDQTEPMDFSNPDFALTFRMDDYHGGLSRYEYSYDRGKTWTGPFALPNFGTVGTAARTDYIINGKHDMFIFITVAKANKKEGRPMVARTQDGGVTWDFVSWIGPEPAGFAIMPSTLRLSENEFLTTLRCREGTFRWMEQWRSTDGAKTWVQEANPVDYLGEGNPPMLNQLPDGRLCLTYGFRAYPYSIRAKLSDDKGKTWGPTILLRSDGTDRDIGYVRSIVRPDGKVVTTYYIDEAETGPERYIGATIWDPNKIEEITSGDTERQLGF, encoded by the coding sequence ATGCTGTCCATATTAATCGCTATATCCGCCCTGGCCGGTCTGCCGGGCGAGCCCATGTTTCAAGCCGTCGGCGCGGAGCATGTGAAGGTGTACTACGAGAAAGGCATGTTCGGGGGGTGGCCGGCGAATTATGGGATGTGGAACTGGGACAACGAGCTCCTGGTGGGCTACAGTCGCGGGACCTATAAGGATCTCGGGCCGACGTCCCACCACATCGACCGGGAGAAACCGGAGGAGTTCTGGCTGGCGCGGAGTGTGGACGGCGGGAAGACGTGGACGCACGAGCATCCTGCTGAGCAGGGCCACTTGATCCCTCGGGGAAAGGCGCTTCATGGCACGGAGACGCCGGGGCTGGCGCTGCCGGAGATCATTGACCAGACGGAGCCGATGGATTTTTCCAACCCGGATTTCGCCCTGACGTTCCGCATGGACGACTACCACGGCGGCCTGTCGCGCTATGAGTATTCCTATGATCGCGGTAAGACCTGGACGGGACCCTTCGCTTTGCCGAATTTCGGCACGGTGGGCACCGCGGCGCGGACGGACTACATTATCAACGGCAAGCACGACATGTTCATCTTCATCACGGTGGCGAAGGCGAACAAGAAGGAGGGGCGCCCCATGGTGGCGCGGACGCAGGACGGCGGGGTGACGTGGGACTTCGTCTCGTGGATAGGCCCGGAGCCCGCGGGCTTTGCGATCATGCCCTCCACGCTGCGCTTGTCAGAAAATGAATTCCTGACGACGCTCCGTTGTCGCGAGGGAACCTTTCGCTGGATGGAGCAGTGGCGCAGCACCGACGGCGCGAAGACATGGGTGCAGGAAGCAAACCCGGTGGATTACCTGGGCGAGGGCAACCCGCCCATGCTGAATCAACTGCCCGACGGCCGCCTCTGCCTGACTTACGGCTTTCGGGCATACCCGTACAGCATCCGCGCGAAACTGAGCGACGACAAGGGCAAGACCTGGGGACCCACCATCTTGCTGCGCAGCGACGGCACCGACCGGGATATCGGCTATGTGCGCAGCATCGTGCGCCCCGATGGCAAGGTGGTGACGACCTACTACATCGACGAAGCGGAGACGGGACCCGAACGCTACATCGGCGCGACCATCTGGGACCCGAACAAGATCGAGGAAATTACCAGCGGCGATACCGAGCGACAGTTGGGATTTTAA
- the cobA gene encoding uroporphyrinogen-III C-methyltransferase produces MATGIVYLVGAGPGDPGLLTLRGLRSLQAAGVVVYDALVNPALLRHAPRAEHVFVGKQSDRHSLPQEEIQQLLIAYARRGLTVVRLKGGDPFVFGRGGEEALALAEAGISFEIVPGVTAGIAAPAYAGIPVTQRGLATSVTFITGHFAGESKTLDIDFEHLSPQGTLVFYMGLAALPEICTALVQHGWPDDTPCAVVEWATYARQRTVSGTLLDLPEAVNAAGIGAPSIIVVGPVAALRDQLAWFENRPLFGLRIAVTHAEQRKGPLEERLASLGAGVFSFPTLEVEPERTPGVLLDAGRHDWIVLTSANAADMLFASLDHEGKDARALAGVRLCAVGASTMDALAARYLKADIVPENYTSEAIVTAMMRAGNLKGASVLVPRADVGRASLAQALAEAGAVVDEAVAYHTRLPATSGALKEELLAYQPHLLVFTNAAAVRNLCEILTPGELATLRESASAASIGPVTSRALDGAGFRIAVEPTRHDVAHLVEAICDWWAEQKD; encoded by the coding sequence ATGGCAACTGGAATCGTGTATCTGGTCGGCGCCGGCCCCGGCGACCCCGGCCTCCTCACTTTGCGCGGCCTGCGCTCCCTTCAGGCCGCGGGCGTGGTGGTCTATGATGCCCTGGTCAACCCCGCACTGCTGCGGCACGCCCCCCGGGCTGAACACGTCTTTGTGGGGAAGCAGTCCGACCGCCACAGCCTGCCCCAGGAGGAAATTCAGCAACTGCTGATTGCGTATGCCCGGCGCGGCCTGACCGTCGTGCGGCTTAAAGGCGGCGACCCCTTTGTTTTCGGTCGCGGCGGCGAAGAGGCGCTGGCGCTTGCGGAAGCGGGCATTTCCTTTGAGATCGTTCCCGGTGTCACGGCGGGCATCGCGGCCCCGGCCTATGCGGGCATCCCGGTGACCCAGCGCGGCCTGGCCACCAGCGTCACCTTTATCACCGGTCACTTCGCCGGCGAAAGCAAGACGCTCGACATCGACTTTGAGCACTTGAGCCCCCAGGGCACCCTCGTGTTTTACATGGGCCTCGCGGCCTTGCCCGAGATCTGCACGGCGCTGGTCCAGCACGGCTGGCCGGACGACACCCCCTGCGCGGTCGTCGAATGGGCGACCTATGCGCGGCAACGCACCGTCTCCGGCACCCTCCTCGATCTGCCCGAGGCCGTAAACGCGGCGGGTATTGGCGCGCCATCCATCATTGTGGTCGGCCCGGTGGCCGCGTTGCGCGATCAACTCGCCTGGTTCGAAAACCGGCCCCTATTCGGCCTCCGCATCGCCGTTACGCACGCGGAGCAGCGCAAGGGCCCCCTCGAAGAGCGGCTCGCCTCGCTGGGCGCGGGCGTTTTCTCCTTTCCCACCCTCGAAGTGGAGCCGGAAAGGACACCGGGCGTCCTGCTCGACGCCGGGCGACACGACTGGATCGTACTAACCAGCGCCAACGCCGCCGACATGCTCTTCGCCAGCCTGGACCATGAGGGAAAGGACGCGCGCGCCCTGGCGGGGGTCCGCCTCTGCGCCGTGGGCGCGTCCACGATGGACGCGCTGGCCGCGCGCTATCTGAAGGCCGATATCGTGCCCGAAAACTACACAAGTGAAGCCATCGTTACCGCCATGATGCGGGCCGGCAATCTGAAGGGCGCGTCCGTGCTCGTTCCCCGGGCCGATGTAGGGCGCGCTTCCCTCGCACAGGCCCTCGCCGAGGCGGGTGCGGTGGTGGATGAGGCCGTCGCCTATCACACGCGATTGCCCGCGACATCCGGCGCGCTGAAAGAGGAACTCCTGGCCTACCAGCCCCACCTGCTCGTTTTCACCAACGCGGCGGCTGTGCGAAACCTCTGCGAAATTCTCACGCCCGGAGAGCTCGCGACCTTGCGCGAGAGCGCGTCCGCCGCATCCATCGGCCCCGTCACCAGCCGGGCTTTGGACGGCGCGGGATTCCGCATCGCGGTCGAGCCCACACGGCACGATGTGGCGCACCTGGTGGAGGCGATTTGCGATTGGTGGGCAGAGCAGAAGGATTGA
- a CDS encoding TPM domain-containing protein: MKAQLLKLSVVCTLLNVLWTIPSVARATTFDIVPPEVGTHIRDLADLITADDEAVINEWCAALRLEHTVPFAVVTIESMARYGADDMHIETFARCLYEQWGNDPAFNASDDWRRGVLLLISKGDRKARIELGGTWPPDYIARCVGIMNAVIVPQFKQGNSSRGAVAGVEALVRMVRGEMPAAPTDDSQAAEATGAAATEESTDNATPVPASTTTTPPSQATQIHVPSNTPTPIRTIPYPTQQVYYERPTSRQPIAFGCAIFFVVILMIVKAIGGGMGGSGYPGGSGYFSNRHHHHHHFHGGGYLESRHTVGHSTGGHHHGGVSSGGHHHGGGSSGISHGGGGGATGSW; encoded by the coding sequence TTGAAAGCACAACTACTCAAACTGAGCGTGGTATGCACGCTGCTCAACGTCCTGTGGACGATACCTTCCGTTGCGCGGGCGACCACGTTCGACATCGTGCCTCCCGAAGTCGGCACCCATATTCGGGACCTGGCGGATCTCATTACGGCAGACGATGAAGCAGTAATCAACGAATGGTGCGCGGCGCTGCGGTTGGAGCATACGGTGCCCTTCGCGGTGGTGACTATCGAATCGATGGCCCGTTACGGTGCTGACGACATGCATATAGAGACGTTTGCGCGCTGCCTTTATGAGCAGTGGGGCAACGACCCCGCGTTCAATGCCTCGGACGACTGGCGACGCGGCGTGTTGCTTTTGATTTCCAAAGGCGACCGGAAGGCCCGAATCGAACTGGGGGGCACGTGGCCGCCGGATTACATCGCTCGCTGCGTTGGAATCATGAATGCCGTGATCGTGCCCCAATTCAAGCAGGGCAATTCTTCTCGGGGCGCCGTTGCGGGGGTTGAAGCCCTGGTAAGAATGGTGCGCGGAGAAATGCCCGCGGCGCCGACCGACGATTCCCAAGCCGCAGAGGCAACCGGGGCTGCCGCAACGGAGGAGTCGACAGACAATGCGACGCCGGTCCCCGCCAGCACCACGACCACGCCCCCTTCTCAGGCCACGCAGATTCACGTGCCCTCGAACACCCCCACGCCGATTCGCACGATTCCCTATCCAACTCAACAGGTCTACTACGAACGACCGACATCCCGTCAGCCAATAGCGTTCGGCTGCGCGATCTTCTTCGTGGTCATACTGATGATCGTGAAGGCAATCGGCGGTGGGATGGGCGGGTCCGGCTATCCGGGTGGCTCAGGATATTTTTCCAATCGCCACCATCATCATCACCATTTTCACGGCGGAGGCTATTTGGAATCTCGCCATACGGTTGGCCATTCGACCGGCGGACATCACCATGGTGGAGTCAGTTCCGGGGGACACCATCACGGCGGTGGATCCAGTGGTATCAGCCACGGCGGCGGCGGCGGAGCAACGGGATCCTGGTAA
- a CDS encoding HAMP domain-containing protein: MQLDMIGARIVAENQAAAGSTPAEFSYLRPRRWSFAVYLALTMVGLAAVTLTLLTIVSMGRARHELTGQIGRQLQAQAQSLNNLTAFFLLDKISDLRVLATSDDIIVPAMAKSESYTGTEEAIQAEIDALDRAWVEAPGMTPLIQKTITPDRESNLAAFQLARFLKSFDEHTELLLTDRRGATIAATGRLTDYYQADEDWWKSAWNDGKGHVYMSPPRYDESAGITAMLIAVPVFNGGKEPTGIIRSTLNVTDVLSVISSVKIGTTGYAYLTDDAGDIFGGPGVSSESESGVSDILSTGLSAPSGVNVDSEAIIAHARLARENFDFGALSALDGAVAEAVTGLGLITIVRQERAEALSTVSAIAASGRTALGIAVVASIGIALLAARVVTTPLKRLSAAAEAMGQGHLDTPLPRPYGGEICDLTENFAIMAERLQKLIASVEARSREISETNASLTREVRDRIRAEQELRHYRDQLEERIDERTRELEEAQAELMRQEKLSTLGQLTEKIAQEIRSPLGTVAASLYVLRTSLRGKTDERIEGVLSRADRSIKRCDRIVNELFTFSDRQAPVLQPTPLDSWMGSLLEKFEFPASVRVVALLRSELVILVDRERMRQAVDCVLLNAVQAIEETQTDGGTITVETRRSKARAEISISDTGPGITTEVLSQILEPLFSTKPMGIGLGLPLANAILEEHWGGIEFLSAEGGGARILLWLPVPA; encoded by the coding sequence TTGCAGCTTGACATGATCGGAGCGAGGATTGTGGCGGAAAATCAGGCAGCGGCCGGGAGCACGCCGGCGGAGTTCTCCTATCTGCGGCCCCGGCGTTGGTCGTTTGCGGTCTACCTGGCGTTGACCATGGTGGGGCTTGCGGCGGTGACCTTGACGCTCTTGACGATCGTGAGCATGGGGCGGGCGCGGCACGAGCTTACGGGCCAGATCGGGCGCCAGCTTCAGGCGCAGGCGCAGAGCCTGAACAACCTGACGGCCTTTTTCCTCCTGGACAAGATCAGCGACCTGCGGGTGCTGGCCACTTCGGACGATATCATCGTGCCGGCGATGGCGAAGAGCGAATCGTACACCGGGACGGAAGAAGCGATTCAGGCGGAGATCGATGCGCTTGATCGCGCCTGGGTGGAGGCGCCCGGTATGACGCCTTTGATTCAGAAGACGATCACACCCGACCGGGAAAGCAATCTGGCCGCCTTTCAGTTGGCCCGCTTCCTGAAATCCTTTGACGAGCACACCGAATTGCTTCTGACGGATCGCCGGGGCGCGACCATCGCCGCCACGGGCCGACTTACGGACTACTACCAGGCGGACGAAGACTGGTGGAAGTCGGCCTGGAACGACGGCAAGGGCCACGTCTACATGTCGCCGCCCCGCTACGATGAAAGCGCGGGCATCACGGCCATGCTGATCGCCGTGCCCGTGTTTAACGGCGGGAAAGAGCCCACCGGTATAATACGCTCCACATTGAATGTGACCGACGTGCTGAGCGTCATTTCGAGCGTGAAGATCGGTACGACGGGTTATGCCTACCTGACCGACGATGCCGGGGATATCTTCGGCGGTCCGGGCGTCAGCAGCGAGTCGGAGTCGGGGGTCAGTGACATCCTCAGCACCGGCCTTTCCGCCCCCTCGGGCGTCAATGTGGATTCCGAAGCTATCATCGCCCATGCCCGCCTCGCGCGCGAGAATTTCGATTTTGGCGCCCTGAGCGCCCTCGACGGCGCCGTCGCCGAAGCCGTTACCGGCCTGGGGTTGATCACCATCGTGCGACAGGAACGGGCAGAAGCCCTGTCCACGGTCAGCGCCATCGCCGCCTCCGGCCGCACCGCCCTGGGCATCGCCGTGGTCGCTTCCATAGGCATCGCCCTTCTGGCGGCGCGCGTCGTCACCACACCGCTCAAGCGCCTGAGCGCCGCCGCCGAAGCCATGGGTCAGGGACACCTCGACACCCCTCTGCCGCGGCCCTATGGCGGGGAGATCTGTGATCTTACCGAGAACTTCGCCATCATGGCGGAACGGTTACAGAAGCTCATTGCCTCGGTGGAGGCCCGTTCCCGAGAGATTAGCGAGACCAACGCATCGCTCACGCGCGAAGTCCGGGACCGGATCCGCGCGGAGCAGGAGTTGCGGCACTACCGCGACCAGTTGGAGGAGCGCATCGACGAGCGTACACGTGAGTTGGAAGAGGCCCAGGCCGAATTGATGCGGCAGGAGAAGCTCTCCACGCTGGGCCAGCTTACCGAGAAGATCGCCCAGGAAATTCGGAGCCCGCTGGGCACGGTGGCCGCCTCGTTGTACGTGCTGCGGACATCATTGCGGGGAAAGACCGATGAGCGCATCGAGGGGGTACTGAGCCGGGCGGACCGAAGCATCAAACGATGTGATCGCATTGTGAATGAACTCTTCACCTTTTCCGATCGCCAGGCTCCCGTGCTGCAACCAACACCGCTTGATTCCTGGATGGGGAGCCTCCTGGAGAAGTTCGAGTTCCCTGCGTCGGTTCGGGTGGTCGCGCTGTTGCGGTCGGAACTCGTGATCCTTGTGGATCGCGAGCGCATGCGCCAGGCCGTGGATTGCGTACTGCTCAACGCGGTTCAGGCCATTGAGGAAACTCAGACCGATGGCGGAACCATCACCGTGGAGACCCGCCGTTCGAAGGCGCGGGCCGAGATTAGCATTTCCGATACCGGTCCGGGGATTACAACGGAAGTGCTCTCTCAGATTCTGGAGCCCCTCTTCAGCACGAAACCCATGGGGATCGGTCTGGGGCTCCCGCTGGCCAACGCCATCCTGGAAGAGCACTGGGGCGGTATCGAATTCCTGAGTGCCGAGGGGGGCGGCGCGCGGATCCTGCTCTGGCTTCCCGTTCCCGCCTGA